The Weissella confusa DNA window TGAATTATCGAGAGCGATATGACACGAAGACGTTCTTTAAAAAGCGTTTAGGGAAGGTCTTGGTACCTTTCTTAGCTTGGTCTTTGATCTGGTATATCTTTAATCATTTCTATTTTTTGAATCATGATTGGGGTATCCGTAACTTTTTTGATTTGTTGATGCATGGTCAAATTCAAGCAGTGTTCTGGTTCTTTTACTTTATTATTCCGTTCTACTTCGCAGTGCCGTTTTTGTCATTGATTACGACGCGCGAGAATAAGAAGACGGTATTGTACGTAATCGCTTGGTTTGTTTTGGGCGTTGGTATCGTGGGTTACACGCATTCGTTGCGTGCAACGCCGCTTGATTCCTTCTTCTCAAACATGCCATTAATTATGTCGACGGGAATTGGCTTCTTCTTTGCCGGTTGGTATTTGCAACAATTTCCACCAGCAAAGTCACAAAAGAAGTGGTATGCACTTGGTAGTGTGCTAGCATTCTTGTTTATGCTAGGGTTGACCGTATATATGTCACACCAAGCCGGTAAGACGATTAACGCAGTCTACAGCATCTTCAGTATTGGGGGCTTCTTTTTGCCACTCGGTATCTGGGTATATGTTCGCGATGCGTTAGAAAATTGGGAACCATCACCAAAGATGGCAGCCTGGTTAAAGCGCCTGTCTGGTGCATCACTCGGTGTCTATGTTATCCACGAGTTTATTATTTACATCGCGGAAAACACATACCACCTACAAGCGGGATCGTGGTGGCACATGATTGTGTTCCCATGGTTTGTCTGGGTATTGTCAATCGCAATTACGTTGGCATTGCAAAAGATTCCAGTGATTAACCGCTTGATGCCTTAAAATTTTCACATATTAACTGATAATTTTTAATACTCGGTGCGTATTCTGATACGTATCGAGTATTTTTTTAATTTTCAGGGAGTAGAACATGCGTAAAAAGATGTACAAGGTCGGCAAGCACTGGGTTGCTGCCGCAGTAGCGATTGCCGGAATTGGGTTAGCTGGTGGCGCATCCGTATCAGCTGATCAAGGTGTTTCAACGGAAACGGCACTTGTTAACAAGCCGACAACGGACCCGGTAACACCGGAGGTGCCAAGCCAACCAGTTGAAGAGGAAAAGGATGTCGCCCCAACGACACCAAATGATGAAGCGGAAACGCCAACGTCAGTGCCAACGCAACCAGTTGTGCCAACGGCGCCGGCTGAACCAGAAAACCCAACAACACCAGAGAATCCAACAGTGCCTTCAACGCCAGAAATTGCTGATGGTGTGAATAAGGAAGACGGTTTGTACTATCAAGACGGCAAGGTATTGACGGGGATCGCCAAAGCAGATGGCAAGATGTATGAGGCTGGTAAGTTGCTGTCAGGGATTTCTTCAGTCGATAAGAAGATGTACAAGAATGGTGTCTTGTTCAACGGTACGCTGGACGGATTACTCTACGTTGACGGTGTGAAGTTTAGTGGCACAAAGAATGGTGTTCTATACGAAAACGGTGCCAAGTACAACGGTACAAAGAACGGCATCTTGTACGTGAACGGTGTGAAGTTCAATGGTACAAAGGATGGCGTTTTGTACGAAAACGGTGCCAAGTATAATGGCACAAAGAACGGCATCTTGTACGTGAACGGTGTGAAGTTCAATGGTACGAAGGATGGCGTTTTGTACGCGAATGGTGCTAAGTTTAACGGTACGAAGAACGGCAAGGTGTACAAGAACGGTGTTTTGCTAACAGGGAAGCACTCTGATGGTAAGTTCTACCAAAACGGGGTGGTCTTGACGGGCTATAACGGCAACACATACTACGTGAATGGTGTTGCAGCCAACGGTTACATGGCTGACAACACGAAGACAAAGTACTTGTACAAGAACGGTGTAAAGCAAGCTGGTCGTCAAAAGATTGATGGTACGTACTACTTCTTTGACTTCAACACAAAGCAAATGGTGAAGCACAATTACGTGCAAGCCCAAGATGGTAACTGGTACATGTTCGGTGAAGACGGTAAGATTGTTTCTGATGTTTATCACTGGGCCGGTACGTACTACTACTTCGATCACAACACGTTTAAGAAGCACACAAACTCATATGATTTGGCTCGCTGGGGTGACTGGTACATGTTTGGTGGTGACGGTCGCATCTTGACTGACGTGGTGAAGTGGGCTGGATCATACTACTACTTCGACCATAATACCTATACAAAGCACACGAACTCATATGACTTGGCGCGTTGGGGCGACTGGTATATGTTTGATGGCTCAGGACGTGTGATTTCAGGATACAAGTACTGGTACGGTCAGTTGTACTACTTCCACGGTGGCACGTTCACCAAGGCAGTTAACCAACACGTTTATGAAAACGGTAACCGTTACTGGGCAAATGGTTCAGGACACGTGACAGTCGACTGGACAATTGATAACGCCATCAACATTGGTTCAACGTTGGTTGGTCACTCGCCATATGTTTGGGGTGGTGGGCGTAACGACTGGTCAATTGCGCGTCGCAAGTTTGATTGCTCATCATTCGTGCACTGGTCATATGCCAACGCAGGGTTAACGTTGGAGCCGGTTGGTTACACAACGACTTACTCACAAGTAAACCGTGGCCGTGGCGTTAACTGGGGTAACTTGCGTCGTGGTGACTTGATTTTCTTCGGTAGTTTGGGTCACGTGGGTCTATACCTTGGTGGCGGCTACTTCTTGCATGATTCGCCAAACTCACCAACTGGTGGGGTTGGCGTGTCACACTTGAATGATATCGTTAACCAACATGATGCACGTTATTCATGGGCGTCAATCGCTGACACATGGGCAACACGCCGTGTGCAAGGCTAGGCGGGTATTGGAATAGCATACTCAAAACACTTCTTCCGTGCTAAACTGGAAGAAGTGTTTTTAATTATGTAAATTAGGTGAATAACATGCAAATTGTTAAAAATTATTTGTACAACGTAGGGTATCAGTTGTTGACGGTGATCGCGCCGTTGCTTACGATGACCTACCTAGCGCACGTTTTGGGTACGCAAGGTGTTGGTATCCAAGCTTGGACAAATTCCGTTGTGACGTACTTCTTGTTGCTAGCAACGCTGGGAATTACCCTGTACGGTCAACGTGAAATTGCGTATGTTCGTGATGATGTCGCTGAACGAGATAAGCGTTTCTGGGAAATCCAAATCCTACATATCATCGTCGGAGTCATTGCATTAATCATTTACTTCGTGTTCATATTTGGCATGTCACAAGTGATGACTAACGAATTCCATAAGTATTATCCACAATTGATTCTACAAGGGTGGGTGATTGTCTCAGGTATCTTGGATATTTCATGGTACTTCATGGGACTTGAAGACTTTAAGAAGACGGTTGTCCGTAATTCTTTGGTTAAAATTGCCATGGTGATTTTGATTTTCGTTTTGGTTAAGTCAAGTCACGACGTTAACAAGTACATCTTGCTGTTGGCATTGACGCAAGTGATTGGAAACATCACAATGTGGTTCTACTTGCCTGGTAAGGTAAAGCTGCCAAAGTGGTCTGACATGCAAATCATGCGCCACTTGGGACCAACAGTGGCGATGTTCATTCCAACGATTGCCACACAAATTTATTTGCAACTGAACAAGACGATGTTGCCAATGTTGGCACACGGTTCAGCTGACTTGTCAGGTTTCTATGACAATGCTGATAAGATTGTTAAGGTGTCATTGGCTTTGGTTACGGCGATGGGGACGGTGATGTTGCCGCGTGTCGCGAACCAATTTGCGAATGGTGATCATAAGGGCGTTAACAAGGCAATCTACAGTTCAATGGACTTTGTGACGGCTTTGGCGGTGCCCTTGATGTTCGGTATGGCCGCTGTGTCACAAAAGTTGATTTTGTGGTTCTTGGGTCAACCGTTTGCGCCAACTGGTGTGACGATTGCATTCTTATCACCAATCATCTTGTTCATTGCATGGAGTAATGTGATTGGCACACAATATTTGATGCCGGTTAACCGCGTACGTGATTACACGGTGTCTGTAACATTAGGTGCGGTTGTTAATATTGTGCTGAACTTCGGGTTCATTCCGTTGTGGGGCTTGTATGGTGCGGCCTATGCGACGGCTTTGTCAGAGTTGATCGTAACGGTTTATCAAATTTGGGTTGTCCGTAAAGATTTGGACATGCACCAATTGTTTGGTGGTGTTTGGAAGTACTTCATTGCGGGCGCAGCCATGTTCATCGTCGTATGGCCGATTCAATTGGCGATGCCAGCAACGGCCTTGTGGTCAATGATTGAAATTGCCATCGGTGGTATTATCTATGCAGTCTTAATCGTGGTGTTGAAGACGAACTTCGCTGGTATCATTATTGATTTCGTGAAGGGGAAGCTTCACCGCGCGTAACAGCAACGTCATATAAATAGATTATGTTTCAGGCATGTTAGCGTTTTGCTAACATGCCTTTTCAGTTCATTTTCGTTTTGTAAGCAACCAAGAATATTCACATATTGATAGAAAATTGGTTAAAACCGCCCCGTATTCTGATACATATCGAATTTTTAGGGAGGTATTTTCTAGTCATGGGAGATACACGCAAACAGCTACTGATGGCTGTTTTGGTATTGAGTGCTGGTGGGGTACTTGCGGGTACGAGTCAGCCAGTATTTGCTGACACGATTGTGCCGGCGACTGAAACAGTAGCGACGACGCAGGCGATTGAAGGGATTACGGCTGTTGCATCAACTTCGGGTCAAGCAACTGTTGCAAACAAGTCGGGTGAAAAGACAGCTT harbors:
- a CDS encoding acyltransferase, with the translated sequence MKRRYYYMDVLNIIATLAVMFLHTSEFAFNYEPTLRWGVAVVIQIAFIWAVPIFFMISGANLLNYRERYDTKTFFKKRLGKVLVPFLAWSLIWYIFNHFYFLNHDWGIRNFFDLLMHGQIQAVFWFFYFIIPFYFAVPFLSLITTRENKKTVLYVIAWFVLGVGIVGYTHSLRATPLDSFFSNMPLIMSTGIGFFFAGWYLQQFPPAKSQKKWYALGSVLAFLFMLGLTVYMSHQAGKTINAVYSIFSIGGFFLPLGIWVYVRDALENWEPSPKMAAWLKRLSGASLGVYVIHEFIIYIAENTYHLQAGSWWHMIVFPWFVWVLSIAITLALQKIPVINRLMP
- a CDS encoding NlpC/P60 family protein encodes the protein MRKKMYKVGKHWVAAAVAIAGIGLAGGASVSADQGVSTETALVNKPTTDPVTPEVPSQPVEEEKDVAPTTPNDEAETPTSVPTQPVVPTAPAEPENPTTPENPTVPSTPEIADGVNKEDGLYYQDGKVLTGIAKADGKMYEAGKLLSGISSVDKKMYKNGVLFNGTLDGLLYVDGVKFSGTKNGVLYENGAKYNGTKNGILYVNGVKFNGTKDGVLYENGAKYNGTKNGILYVNGVKFNGTKDGVLYANGAKFNGTKNGKVYKNGVLLTGKHSDGKFYQNGVVLTGYNGNTYYVNGVAANGYMADNTKTKYLYKNGVKQAGRQKIDGTYYFFDFNTKQMVKHNYVQAQDGNWYMFGEDGKIVSDVYHWAGTYYYFDHNTFKKHTNSYDLARWGDWYMFGGDGRILTDVVKWAGSYYYFDHNTYTKHTNSYDLARWGDWYMFDGSGRVISGYKYWYGQLYYFHGGTFTKAVNQHVYENGNRYWANGSGHVTVDWTIDNAINIGSTLVGHSPYVWGGGRNDWSIARRKFDCSSFVHWSYANAGLTLEPVGYTTTYSQVNRGRGVNWGNLRRGDLIFFGSLGHVGLYLGGGYFLHDSPNSPTGGVGVSHLNDIVNQHDARYSWASIADTWATRRVQG
- a CDS encoding polysaccharide biosynthesis C-terminal domain-containing protein — protein: MQIVKNYLYNVGYQLLTVIAPLLTMTYLAHVLGTQGVGIQAWTNSVVTYFLLLATLGITLYGQREIAYVRDDVAERDKRFWEIQILHIIVGVIALIIYFVFIFGMSQVMTNEFHKYYPQLILQGWVIVSGILDISWYFMGLEDFKKTVVRNSLVKIAMVILIFVLVKSSHDVNKYILLLALTQVIGNITMWFYLPGKVKLPKWSDMQIMRHLGPTVAMFIPTIATQIYLQLNKTMLPMLAHGSADLSGFYDNADKIVKVSLALVTAMGTVMLPRVANQFANGDHKGVNKAIYSSMDFVTALAVPLMFGMAAVSQKLILWFLGQPFAPTGVTIAFLSPIILFIAWSNVIGTQYLMPVNRVRDYTVSVTLGAVVNIVLNFGFIPLWGLYGAAYATALSELIVTVYQIWVVRKDLDMHQLFGGVWKYFIAGAAMFIVVWPIQLAMPATALWSMIEIAIGGIIYAVLIVVLKTNFAGIIIDFVKGKLHRA